One segment of Cryptococcus neoformans var. grubii H99 chromosome 2, complete sequence DNA contains the following:
- a CDS encoding hydrolase, with protein MRDIEKAGNWVQDVEQKQSKEGVENLCEDERLSANALHVQPFWAVSTEVMDSLVEELNLKQKQVSSLPTTASIISANERRKYVMESDDEHDEAKSSESQGAARSDPAGHSKYSSMCFMESPRRKEKQRSKGRSAPSSPTITFPSPSPSPYEDLHQPAMITWIETSVIPHQTSHLQNEPKTSILSIADIISRYKGAVDDAENIVKERARQEMGTPPRKITKTSPSRPKAICVSPIRKPDRMVLGRESMESDPPALVELNKGLASRDLPPLSPAIPTSRPHPSQPKGHNSFPRNKLSMDRQQLLLPSCPSPAIRNVARSMTAATANSSNLGLSGDSFLRGVRMGQTLLDQGVDRDSVTSLRSQASDTKHPKHRRPSSRASKRLSFPVTQSSFNADINECEKHEHARYLRTPHLNRTVIIPRNSPESALRVSYAEAGHPKGHPVLFFLGLGCVRYLIALFDDIARAFNLRLICIDRWGLGKTDQVPQDKRDVNEWAKIVGKVLDEMELDKVQVVAHSAGAPYALATVMEMSERVRGKVHLLAPWVNADIDRGYKWLKWVPRGVIKSATAAEWKLQSYLLGKPPPLIYKPIEHDAHATISHNYTPSSNSKRAYAPVHEGDEGSISRGKVGRATSIKGASLVRLVSKTFGPRSMDILPGQDDPMRHRPSKNIRPLENLRTHTKNILSTSPINTNPARASPLLRSLQPSPLPEEGNDSDPDFDDELDFGLGEGFDAMPMTMPPPSSIKFNPSYSSFRPTTSPSPTPSEPDRPKAPKGSSFMLALMQASHAECEPGTTSDLLSIILDKNNVSNQNIVDYAQITHPVKIWWGREDDRISERSMRWLERCMNDVELEAVENEGHGLLSSVRVMWEVFESLGGEARKWGRVSGQEIFGIDNVS; from the exons atgagagatATAGAGAAAGCAGGAAATTGGGTGCAAGATGTCGAGCAAAAGCAGAGCAAAGAGGGAGTGGAGAACCTGTGTGAAGATGAACGTCTGAGTGCAAACGCACTGCATGTGCAACCTTTTT GGGCTGTCTCAACAGAAGTCATGGATTCTCTTGTTGAAGAACTAAACCTAAAACAAAAACAAGTGTCTTCGTTACCTACCACAGCAAGTATCATTTCTGCCAACGAACGACGGAAATATGTAATGGAATCGGACGACGAACATGATGAGGCAAAAAGTAGTGAAAGCCAAGGAGCAGCAAGATCAGATCCGGCTGGACACTCGAAGTACTCTAGTATGTGCTTCATGGAGTCTCCCcggagaaaggagaaacaGCGATCTAAAGGCCGTTCTGCACCGTCGAGCCCTACGATTACTTtcccctctccttccccatcgCCTTATGAAGATCTTCACCAGCCGGCGATGATCACATGGATCGAAACATCCGTAATACCACATCAAACATCCCATCTACAAAATGAACCGAAGACATCAATACTTTCAATTGCCGACATTATCAGTAGATACAAAGGAGCTGTAGACGATGCTGAAAATATTGTCAAAGAAAGGGCGAGACAGGAGATGGGTACGCCGCCTAGAAAGATTACCAAAACTAGTCCATCAAGGCCTAAAGCTATCTGTGTTTCCCCAATCCGGAAACCAGACAGGATGGTATTGGGTCGTGAATCGATGGAAAGCGATCCACCTGCATTAGTAGAATTAAATAAGGGACTCGCATCGCGAGATTTACCCCCATTGTCCCCGGCCATCCCTACATCACGccctcatccatctcaaCCTAAGGGACACAATTCCTTCCCACGAAATAAGCTTTCTATGGATCGGCAGCAACTTTTACtcccttcttgtccttctccagctATCCGAAACGTGGCCCGATCGATGACCGCTGCTACAGCCAACTCTAGCAATCTAGGACTCAGCGGTGATAGCTTCCTTAGAGGCGTCCGCATGGGTCAAACCCTTCTAGATCAAGGAGTTGATCGTGACTCTGTGACATCCCTACGATCTCAAGCGTCTGATACTAAACATCCTAAACACCGTCGTCCTTCCTCTCGTGCATCCAAGCGTTTAAGCTTCCCTGTCACACAAAGTTCTTTTAATGCTGACATTAATGAATGTGAAAAACATGAACACGCAAGGTATCTTCGTACACCTCACCTCAATCGAACCGTCATCATCCCGCGAAATTCACCAGAGAGTGCATTACGTGTATCCTATGCTGAAGCTGGGCACCCTAAAGGTCACCCtgtcctcttttttctcgGACTTGGGTGCGTGCGTTACCTCATCGCTCTATTTGATGACATTGCCCGGGCATTTAACCTTCGTCTTATCTGCATTGACCGCTGGGGCCTAGGCAAAACTGATCAGGTGCCACAAGACAAGAGGGATGTAAATGAGTGGGCAAAAATAGTGGGAAAGGTtttggatgagatggagtTGGACAAAGTACAGGTGGTCGCTCATAGTGCAGGGGCACCGTATGCCCTGGCTACTgtgatggagatgagcgAGAGAGTGAGAGGAAAGGTTCATTTGTTGGCACCGTGGGTGAATGCTGATATTGATAGGG GATACAAATGGCTCAAATGGGTTCCCAGAGGTGTGATCAAATCAGCCACGGCTGCCGAATGGAAACTCCAATCTTACCTTCTTGGGAAACCCCCACCACTCATATACAAACCTATCGAACATGATGCACATGCCACAATATCTCATAACTATACTCCGTCCTCAAATTCCAAGCGAGCATACGCCCCTGTGCACGAGGGTGATGAAGGGTCAATATCAAGAGGAAAGGTTGGTAGAGCGACATCTATCAAGGGAGCGAGCCTGGTCAGGTTAGTGTCCAAGACTTTTGGACCTCGATCAATGGATATCCTCCCAGGGCAGGATGATCCCATGAGACACCGGCCCTCAAAGAATATCCGTCCCCTCGAAAACCTGCGCACCCATACTAAAAATATCCTCTCTACATCCCCCATTAATACCAACCCTGCTCGTGCTTCTCCATTACTCCGCTCATTGCAGCCTTCCCCGTTaccagaagaaggcaaCGATTCTGATCCTGATTTTGATGACGAGCTCGATTTTGGTTTAGGTGAAGGTTTTGATGCCATGCCGATGACTATGCCACCCCCATCTTCAATCAAGTTCAATCCCTCTTACTCTTCGTTTCGCCCCACTACTTCACCTTCCCCGACACCTTCCGAGCCAGATCGACCTAAAGCTCCAAAGGGATCGTCTTTTATGCTCGCCCTCATGCAGGCATCGCATGCAGAGTGCGAGCCTGGAACGACATCAGACTTGCTCTCTATCATTCTCGACAAGAACAATGTCAGCAATCAAAACATTGTAGATTACGCCCAAATAACACATCCGGTCAAGATTTGGTGGGGTAGAGAAGATGACAGGATATCGGAAAGGAGTATGAGGTGGTTGGAAAGGTGCATGAATGATGTTGAGCTGGAAGCTGTGGAAAACGAGGGACATGGATTACTGAGTAGTGTGAGAGTGATGTGGGAGGTATTCGAAAGTCTTGGGGGAGAGGCCAGAAAGTGGGGAAGAGTGTCGGGTCAAGAAATTTTTGGAATTGATAACGTTTCATAA